In the Candidatus Electrothrix sp. GW3-4 genome, one interval contains:
- a CDS encoding insulinase family protein: MHLKRTRFLRIFLFFCVLATLGYTSASLAREAPASSRQGSTEGSTSISTKLCISKGWPHAQSDLKPDPSLIFGTLENGLRYVLMPNHEPKGRVAMYLDVQSGSLHETEEQRGLAHYLEHMLFNGSTHYPPGALVEYFQSIGMDFGGDTNAHTFYDETVYKLLLPNGKEKTLHDGLVVLMDYAGGALLLEDEVDKERGIILAEKRTRDSASRRVTKKSTEQGLAGTLIAQREIIGLDEVLKTADSALLRQYYETWYRPENMILVAVGDTDLDLLEQLIKKQFSSLQAKAPAPPCLDFGRVAESGTEPIYLFESDLGYTQVSLESVWNVELPQPTKAEALLDLKKYVAQAMMDNRLQHLVNQAKSPMTRAGFSSGVFLRRLGYTSLDARTSPANWAQTLETLTTALRQALDFGFVASELSRAKKEILTHLKKEVQVAESRESQDLVSRIIRSLNDHEVFLSPAQELALLAPALEKMTLAEVNQVFGEMWHARRLVKVMGNTELNTEEGLSPEETILKTLQKAGQAEVTAWVQDKEAVFPYLPLPEVQGEVAEHISYKDIAAERYVFQNGLVLNVKHTDFEPNEIRVTAVLGHGRLAETKPGLALLAEMLLPESGVGGLTKEQLKEVLAPYSAHVHFQIEADSFQFQGKGLKSESELLFQLLYTHLADPAFREEAFARGMERIRQTYAQMESSVEGMMHLQGERFLADGNLRYGAVPLELLDKITVADIEHWLRPVFQQSGLEISVVGDFEQKEIVDLVGRYFAGQARKGVQQLKGEQIAFPSGQSLSLPVTTHSEKGMVTVAWPTDDFWDISRTRRLNMLASVLDDRMRKLIREELGAAYSPYAYNRSSLVDPGYGVLRTVVVVDPPQAAMVVARLKQLGAQLTKKKIGADELERAVEPTLTSLRDVVRTNRYWMDSVLVDSSRHPERLEWPKTILSDIAAITVEELSALAAKYLQPEKAAEVILLPTKKE, encoded by the coding sequence ATGCACCTCAAGCGTACTCGTTTCCTGCGTATCTTTTTATTTTTCTGCGTTCTTGCAACCCTTGGTTACACCAGTGCATCTCTGGCCAGGGAAGCCCCAGCTTCGTCGAGACAAGGTTCAACAGAAGGTTCAACAAGTATCTCGACAAAACTTTGTATCAGTAAGGGCTGGCCCCATGCGCAAAGCGATCTCAAGCCTGATCCTTCCTTGATCTTTGGCACCCTGGAAAACGGGTTGCGTTATGTGTTGATGCCTAATCACGAGCCCAAGGGCCGGGTTGCCATGTATTTGGATGTCCAATCCGGTTCCCTCCATGAAACGGAAGAGCAGCGAGGTCTGGCTCATTATCTGGAACATATGCTCTTTAACGGCAGCACCCATTATCCCCCAGGGGCCTTGGTGGAGTATTTTCAGTCTATCGGCATGGACTTTGGTGGAGACACCAATGCCCATACCTTTTATGACGAGACCGTGTACAAGCTGCTCCTGCCCAATGGCAAGGAGAAGACCCTGCACGATGGCCTGGTGGTCTTGATGGATTATGCGGGTGGGGCCCTGCTCCTGGAAGACGAGGTGGATAAGGAACGGGGCATTATCCTTGCCGAAAAACGAACCAGGGACTCTGCATCCAGGCGGGTCACGAAGAAGAGTACAGAACAGGGGCTTGCTGGTACCCTGATTGCCCAACGGGAGATAATCGGTCTTGATGAGGTCCTGAAGACGGCTGATTCGGCCCTGCTCAGACAGTATTATGAAACCTGGTACCGACCAGAGAATATGATCCTGGTCGCTGTGGGGGATACGGATCTTGACCTGTTGGAACAGCTCATCAAAAAGCAGTTCAGCAGCCTGCAGGCCAAGGCACCTGCTCCGCCCTGTCTGGATTTTGGTCGGGTCGCAGAAAGCGGTACCGAGCCTATCTATCTCTTTGAGAGCGATCTGGGCTACACTCAGGTCTCCCTTGAGTCTGTCTGGAATGTTGAGCTGCCACAACCCACCAAGGCAGAGGCCCTCCTTGATCTCAAGAAATATGTTGCCCAGGCTATGATGGATAACCGCTTGCAGCATCTTGTCAATCAAGCCAAGAGCCCTATGACCAGGGCTGGTTTTTCCAGTGGTGTCTTTCTCCGTCGTCTGGGCTATACCTCCCTGGATGCCAGGACATCGCCTGCCAATTGGGCCCAGACCTTGGAGACCCTGACGACGGCTTTGCGCCAGGCCCTGGACTTTGGCTTTGTGGCCTCCGAATTGAGCCGGGCCAAAAAAGAGATCCTCACCCACTTAAAGAAGGAGGTGCAGGTCGCAGAGAGCCGGGAGAGTCAGGATCTGGTCTCCAGGATTATCCGCAGCCTCAATGATCATGAGGTCTTTCTTTCACCAGCGCAGGAACTGGCCCTGCTGGCCCCGGCCTTGGAAAAGATGACCTTAGCAGAGGTCAACCAGGTCTTTGGGGAGATGTGGCATGCGCGTCGCCTGGTCAAGGTCATGGGGAACACAGAGCTGAATACAGAAGAGGGCCTCTCCCCGGAGGAGACCATCCTCAAGACTCTTCAGAAGGCCGGGCAGGCAGAAGTTACGGCCTGGGTACAGGATAAAGAGGCGGTTTTTCCCTATCTCCCCCTCCCGGAGGTGCAGGGCGAGGTTGCCGAGCATATCAGCTATAAGGATATCGCCGCAGAACGCTATGTCTTTCAGAATGGCCTGGTCCTCAATGTAAAGCATACTGATTTTGAGCCCAACGAGATCAGGGTGACCGCAGTTCTGGGGCATGGCAGGCTTGCTGAGACCAAACCTGGTCTGGCCCTGCTGGCTGAAATGTTGCTGCCAGAAAGCGGGGTGGGGGGGCTGACCAAGGAGCAACTCAAGGAGGTGCTGGCTCCCTATTCAGCCCATGTACATTTCCAGATCGAGGCGGATAGCTTTCAGTTCCAGGGTAAAGGGTTGAAGTCTGAGAGCGAGCTTCTTTTTCAACTCCTCTATACCCATCTTGCGGATCCGGCCTTTCGGGAGGAGGCCTTTGCGCGGGGAATGGAGCGGATCCGTCAGACCTATGCCCAGATGGAAAGTTCTGTGGAAGGGATGATGCATCTGCAGGGGGAACGGTTTCTCGCCGATGGTAACCTCCGTTATGGGGCGGTGCCGTTAGAGCTGCTGGATAAGATAACGGTTGCTGATATTGAGCACTGGCTGCGTCCTGTGTTTCAACAAAGCGGGCTGGAGATCTCTGTGGTGGGTGATTTTGAGCAGAAGGAGATTGTGGACCTGGTCGGGCGCTATTTTGCTGGGCAGGCGAGAAAGGGTGTGCAACAGCTCAAAGGAGAGCAGATCGCCTTTCCCTCTGGTCAGTCCTTGTCCCTGCCTGTGACAACCCATAGCGAAAAGGGCATGGTCACTGTTGCCTGGCCCACCGATGATTTCTGGGATATCTCCCGTACCCGGCGACTGAATATGTTGGCCTCAGTGCTTGATGACCGGATGCGCAAGCTGATCCGGGAGGAACTGGGTGCTGCCTATTCGCCCTACGCCTATAACCGTTCCAGCCTGGTTGATCCCGGCTATGGTGTCTTACGTACTGTGGTGGTGGTTGATCCTCCTCAGGCAGCAATGGTGGTGGCCAGGCTGAAACAGCTTGGGGCGCAGCTCACCAAGAAGAAGATTGGTGCAGATGAGCTGGAACGGGCCGTTGAACCTACCCTGACCTCTCTCCGCGATGTGGTTCGGACCAATCGATACTGGATGGACTCGGTGTTAGTCGATTCGTCC
- a CDS encoding response regulator transcription factor: MKILLVEDDRKIKAFVQKGLKELGFYVTACEDGDEGYYIATSQSFDALILDIMLPGRDGLSILRNLREQKNTVPVILLTARSALNERLEGLNLGADDYLCKPFFIEELAARLHAVSRRASGKTLNLLQCGDLVVDLISRAVKIGEQGIDLTAREFTLLELLLRSPDRVYTRTQILEHVWGYDFDPQTNVVDVYIRRLRNKIKEFSSAPVIETVRGVGYRLKEPV, from the coding sequence ATGAAGATCCTCCTGGTTGAAGATGACCGAAAAATCAAGGCCTTTGTCCAAAAAGGTCTCAAAGAACTGGGCTTTTATGTCACAGCCTGCGAGGATGGTGATGAAGGCTATTATATTGCCACCAGCCAGTCCTTTGATGCCCTGATCCTGGATATCATGCTCCCTGGACGGGACGGCCTCAGCATCCTGCGCAACCTGCGCGAACAGAAAAACACGGTGCCAGTCATCCTGCTCACAGCCCGCTCCGCCCTGAACGAACGCCTGGAAGGCCTGAACCTGGGCGCAGATGATTATCTCTGCAAACCCTTCTTTATTGAGGAGCTGGCAGCCCGCCTCCATGCCGTCAGCCGCCGGGCCTCAGGCAAGACCCTCAATCTCCTCCAATGCGGCGACCTGGTGGTGGACCTGATCAGCCGGGCAGTCAAGATTGGCGAACAGGGCATTGATCTGACAGCCCGAGAATTCACCCTCCTGGAACTCCTCCTGCGCAGCCCGGACCGGGTCTACACCCGGACCCAGATCCTTGAGCATGTCTGGGGCTATGATTTTGATCCGCAAACCAATGTGGTGGATGTCTATATCCGGCGCCTGCGCAATAAGATCAAGGAGTTTTCCAGTGCCCCGGTGATCGAAACGGTCCGCGGGGTGGGTTATCGCCTCAAAGAGCCCGTATAG
- a CDS encoding ATP-binding protein, which translates to MFRCKIALFSVLISGSILVAFGLHFLSLISKVQLARLDREILTLGESQLHVIHPKGHWQDFSSSLRSIYGEKYQSELIIQVLGGRQDVLYQSTDWPNTISLASFPAFTQQKVEEQASRTAEQGAERQLPPPPPNTPPEAYPPRWREPEPTVLKQPSYQTLATDSGTWRVGIMGNQRITILIGLNMTAFYEDTDHYRNSFLLMAPLALLLMAGGGWWLAQRALRPVGLITEIAEKISAQGLDQRIPSDRADTEFQRLITVINAMLDRLEGGFQQAVRFSADAAHELQTPLTVLQGMLDDAVRHSEAGSAEQQRSSELLEEVQRLKTIVRKLLILSRADAGRLELSLEPVNMSNMVASLLEDVEIMAPQLHIDQRIQSGLLVNADPELLRQVVQNMVSNAMKYNLLKDGIIYFRLADRKGVVHFRVANTGPVIPPQDRQRIFDRFYRVDQSRNDRVPGSGLGLSLALEITRAHKGRLVLDPPKKGITSFTLSLPQLQQASPEG; encoded by the coding sequence ATGTTCCGCTGCAAGATCGCCCTGTTCTCCGTCCTGATCTCCGGCAGCATCTTGGTCGCATTCGGTCTCCATTTCCTCTCGCTTATCAGCAAGGTTCAGTTGGCACGACTTGACCGGGAAATCCTCACCCTGGGTGAGAGCCAACTCCATGTGATCCATCCCAAGGGCCATTGGCAAGACTTCAGCAGCTCCCTGCGCTCCATCTACGGAGAAAAATACCAGAGTGAGCTGATTATCCAGGTCCTCGGAGGTCGGCAGGATGTCCTCTACCAATCCACTGACTGGCCGAACACAATCTCCCTGGCCTCCTTCCCTGCCTTTACCCAGCAAAAAGTCGAGGAGCAAGCGTCCCGGACAGCAGAGCAAGGAGCGGAAAGACAACTCCCTCCCCCGCCTCCCAATACACCTCCAGAGGCATATCCCCCTCGCTGGCGTGAACCGGAACCGACCGTCCTGAAACAGCCCTCGTATCAAACCCTGGCAACAGACTCAGGTACCTGGCGCGTGGGGATCATGGGTAATCAACGGATCACCATCCTGATCGGCCTGAACATGACGGCATTTTATGAAGATACAGATCATTATCGCAACAGCTTTCTCCTTATGGCCCCCCTGGCCCTGCTCCTCATGGCGGGCGGCGGGTGGTGGCTGGCTCAGCGCGCCTTGCGTCCAGTGGGACTCATCACCGAGATTGCGGAAAAGATCTCTGCCCAGGGGCTTGATCAACGTATTCCTTCAGACAGGGCGGACACGGAATTTCAGCGCCTGATCACGGTGATTAATGCCATGTTAGATCGCCTGGAAGGAGGATTTCAGCAGGCGGTCCGCTTTAGTGCAGATGCCGCCCATGAGCTCCAGACCCCGCTGACCGTCCTGCAAGGCATGCTGGATGATGCAGTGCGCCATAGCGAGGCGGGCTCTGCGGAACAGCAACGGAGCAGCGAGCTACTGGAAGAGGTCCAACGGCTCAAGACCATTGTCCGCAAACTGCTGATCCTTTCCCGGGCCGACGCAGGCAGGTTAGAGCTTTCTCTTGAGCCGGTGAATATGAGTAATATGGTGGCGTCCCTACTGGAGGATGTGGAGATCATGGCGCCGCAACTGCATATTGATCAGCGCATTCAGTCGGGTTTGCTGGTCAACGCTGATCCTGAGCTGCTTCGGCAGGTGGTGCAGAATATGGTCTCCAATGCGATGAAATATAACCTTCTGAAGGATGGTATTATTTATTTTCGCCTGGCAGACCGGAAAGGTGTGGTCCATTTTCGGGTGGCGAATACCGGGCCAGTAATTCCGCCGCAAGATCGGCAACGGATCTTTGACCGATTTTATCGGGTGGATCAATCACGGAATGATCGGGTGCCCGGTTCCGGGCTGGGGTTATCCTTGGCCCTTGAGATCACTCGTGCCCATAAGGGCCGCCTGGTGCTTGATCCTCCCAAGAAAGGCATTACCAGCTTTACCCTTTCTCTCCCCCAGCTGCAGCAGGCTTCCCCTGAAGGATAA
- a CDS encoding integron integrase, with amino-acid sequence MENKKSKQKFRPNPKLKLMEQVHEVLRYHHYAYKTEQTYSQWILRYIHFFECKIHPAELGAGDVERFLSHLAVERKVSASTQRQALNALVFLYRDVFDMPLAEKIQPIRSKRKPNLPTVLGGEEIQRFFKHIQGTHALMAKLLYGSGLRLMECVRLRIMDVDFDRKRIRILGKGDKQRNTILAEPVVAELREHIDRVKLLHHNDLETGFGEVYIPEALARKYPAAARETRWQYVFPSRKRSADPRSGKIRRHHVMESGLQKAVKRAAHKAGIDKRVTCHTLRHSFATAMLENGTNIRVLQELMGHADVKTTEIYTHVMNKDISRLSSPLEKLNI; translated from the coding sequence ATGGAAAATAAAAAGAGTAAACAAAAATTTCGTCCAAATCCGAAGCTTAAATTGATGGAGCAAGTTCATGAAGTTCTTCGCTATCATCATTATGCCTATAAGACAGAGCAGACATACAGTCAGTGGATACTCCGCTACATTCATTTTTTTGAGTGCAAGATTCATCCTGCCGAACTCGGGGCTGGCGATGTTGAACGCTTCCTCTCTCATCTTGCTGTGGAACGTAAAGTATCCGCATCTACCCAGCGTCAGGCCTTGAACGCCCTCGTTTTTCTTTATCGGGATGTTTTTGATATGCCCTTGGCTGAAAAAATTCAGCCCATCCGCTCAAAAAGAAAGCCCAACCTGCCCACCGTCCTCGGGGGCGAAGAAATACAGCGGTTTTTCAAGCATATCCAGGGAACGCATGCTCTGATGGCCAAACTCCTCTACGGTTCCGGGTTGCGTCTTATGGAGTGTGTGCGGTTACGGATTATGGATGTTGATTTTGATCGAAAGCGAATTCGTATTTTGGGAAAAGGAGATAAGCAACGTAATACGATTCTCGCTGAACCTGTCGTTGCGGAATTGAGGGAGCATATTGATCGTGTGAAGCTTTTGCACCACAACGATCTGGAAACAGGCTTTGGTGAGGTGTATATCCCGGAGGCGTTGGCGCGTAAATATCCTGCCGCTGCACGGGAAACCCGCTGGCAGTATGTTTTCCCTTCCAGAAAACGATCTGCTGATCCGCGCTCAGGGAAAATACGACGCCATCATGTTATGGAGTCAGGTTTACAAAAAGCTGTCAAACGGGCTGCGCATAAGGCCGGAATTGACAAACGGGTCACCTGTCATACCCTGCGCCACAGCTTTGCCACCGCTATGCTGGAAAACGGTACAAACATTCGTGTGCTTCAGGAATTGATGGGGCATGCCGACGTGAAAACCACTGAAATATACACCCATGTTATGAATAAAGACATCTCTCGCCTGTCAAGTCCGCTGGAGAAGTTGAACATATAA
- a CDS encoding MBL fold metallo-hydrolase, which yields MNNWFTIDQIDQATYIISEYRHWEETHCYLLNGSERSLLIDTGLGISNIYDEVIKLTDKPVTAVATHIHWDHIGGHRFFQDFYAHGAELNWLNGEFPLTMEQIKGMVVDRCDLPEDFDVNNYEFFQGNPTRVLEDNDVIDIGDRFVQIVHTPGHSPGHICFWEKERGYLFTGDLVYKDTLFAFFPSTDPEAYLNSLKRISALPVKHVFPSHHTLDIQPEILGRMRDAFRQLKAEGKLHHGSGTYDYGDWAIWL from the coding sequence ATGAATAATTGGTTTACAATAGATCAGATTGATCAAGCAACTTATATCATAAGCGAATACCGCCATTGGGAAGAAACACATTGCTATCTTTTGAATGGCTCTGAACGCAGTTTGCTCATTGATACCGGACTTGGAATCAGTAATATATATGATGAAGTCATTAAGCTGACAGACAAGCCAGTCACTGCTGTCGCTACGCACATTCACTGGGATCATATTGGCGGTCATAGATTTTTCCAGGATTTTTACGCTCATGGGGCTGAACTGAACTGGCTTAACGGAGAGTTCCCTCTGACAATGGAGCAGATTAAAGGAATGGTCGTTGACCGCTGTGACTTGCCGGAAGATTTTGATGTAAACAACTATGAGTTCTTTCAGGGCAATCCGACTAGAGTGCTAGAGGATAATGATGTAATTGATATTGGAGACAGATTTGTTCAGATAGTCCATACGCCTGGCCATTCGCCCGGGCATATTTGTTTTTGGGAAAAGGAGCGTGGTTATCTTTTTACCGGTGATTTGGTTTATAAAGACACGCTTTTTGCCTTCTTTCCGTCTACTGATCCAGAAGCGTACCTCAATTCCCTGAAACGGATATCGGCCTTACCGGTGAAGCATGTATTCCCTTCGCATCACACTCTGGATATTCAGCCTGAAATTCTTGGCAGAATGCGTGATGCCTTTCGGCAATTAAAGGCTGAGGGAAAATTGCATCATGGCAGCGGAACATATGACTACGGCGATTGGGCTATATGGCTATAA
- a CDS encoding helix-hairpin-helix domain-containing protein produces MNPKKVIRNNVRVLTDLPNIGKSMERALLSIDIQQPNNLIGQSPSQMYEELCQKTAAKQDPCVLDVFISITRFMEGEDPKPWWKYTRERKEYLKEQTDNKEQKGANLSF; encoded by the coding sequence ATGAATCCTAAAAAAGTTATCAGAAATAACGTTCGCGTTCTCACCGATCTTCCCAATATTGGCAAATCGATGGAAAGAGCTCTGCTATCCATAGACATCCAGCAGCCAAATAATCTGATAGGTCAGTCTCCCTCTCAGATGTACGAAGAGCTTTGTCAAAAAACAGCCGCAAAACAAGATCCATGCGTACTGGATGTATTCATTTCCATCACTCGCTTCATGGAAGGGGAAGATCCCAAACCTTGGTGGAAATACACGCGGGAAAGGAAAGAATACTTAAAAGAACAAACAGATAACAAAGAGCAAAAAGGGGCGAATTTATCCTTCTGA
- a CDS encoding Uma2 family endonuclease, translating into MGLPQRKLFTKDEYLLLEEKADSKHELVNGEIYAMAGAKENHVKITGNIFRNIANHLLESPCDVYSSDMKLSAGFDCYYPDVFVKCDPDDNDELVKEKPILIVEVLSESTKHFDRGDKLQNYLRIPSLQEYVLVSQKEIETWIYRRRGKKWEMEILKDNDELHFISIDLKIPVGDLYVKVLFS; encoded by the coding sequence ATGGGATTACCTCAAAGGAAGTTATTTACAAAAGATGAATATCTGTTATTAGAAGAAAAAGCAGACTCAAAGCATGAGTTGGTTAACGGTGAAATCTATGCAATGGCCGGTGCTAAAGAAAATCATGTGAAAATAACAGGTAACATATTCAGAAATATTGCCAATCATTTGCTTGAATCCCCATGTGATGTTTATTCAAGTGACATGAAATTATCAGCAGGGTTTGATTGTTATTATCCCGATGTTTTTGTCAAATGCGACCCGGACGATAATGACGAATTAGTTAAAGAAAAACCGATACTCATTGTTGAAGTTCTGTCAGAATCAACGAAACATTTTGATAGAGGAGATAAACTGCAAAATTATCTCAGAATTCCAAGTTTACAAGAATATGTCCTGGTGAGCCAGAAAGAAATTGAAACTTGGATATACAGGCGAAGAGGAAAAAAGTGGGAGATGGAAATCTTAAAAGATAATGATGAGCTTCATTTTATTTCTATTGATTTGAAAATACCAGTTGGAGATTTATACGTAAAAGTGCTCTTTTCCTGA
- a CDS encoding PAS domain S-box protein, which produces MPKQPIYEELENRIQQLEQEKSEYEETQNELGKSINNYRTIFNAVNDAILIHNIQDGSFLDVNQKASELYGYTKEEILQLDVNALSVGIPPYTQAEAKAYILKAMQDGPQIFEWQGKKKNGALFWVEVNLKKSLLDGKECIIAVVRDISERKQNEEALRREGKKYRTIIQTATDGFWLADMQGKILESNDAYCRMSGYSQEELRSMCIPELDGLEKPDVVATKIQKIFQTGYDRFETKHRRKDGTLYDVEVSTQYLAIEEGYFVVFLRDITARKEAEDKLKSSIEEKNILLRELYHRTKNTLQVIRSMLVLQAATMPDNVQVQKLVTDTEQRILTISLVHQKLYQSQDLSRIALQDYLQELADLIIQSYLPAAQNISLSFESEPLFLLLDTAIPCGLVVNELLSNALKYAFPNNQSGQIVIRVSRNEAANIEVSVSDTGIGVSPGFDFEAQTTLGLQTVFAIAEKQLQGKVRFLTQKGVTCIFEFPDTLYSQRV; this is translated from the coding sequence ATGCCAAAACAACCTATCTACGAGGAACTGGAAAACAGGATCCAGCAGTTAGAACAGGAAAAATCAGAGTATGAAGAAACACAGAATGAATTGGGCAAGTCTATAAACAATTATCGCACCATCTTCAACGCGGTAAACGATGCTATTTTGATTCACAACATACAGGACGGTAGCTTTCTCGACGTCAACCAAAAGGCGTCAGAGCTCTATGGCTATACCAAAGAGGAGATCCTTCAGCTGGATGTCAATGCCCTCAGCGTGGGCATCCCACCTTATACCCAGGCTGAAGCCAAGGCCTATATCCTGAAGGCAATGCAGGACGGACCGCAGATATTCGAATGGCAGGGCAAGAAAAAAAACGGGGCACTTTTTTGGGTTGAGGTGAATCTCAAAAAATCCCTTCTTGATGGCAAGGAATGTATCATTGCGGTGGTACGGGATATCAGCGAGCGCAAGCAAAACGAGGAGGCCCTGCGGAGGGAAGGGAAAAAGTACCGGACAATCATTCAAACCGCCACGGATGGCTTCTGGCTGGCAGATATGCAGGGGAAAATTTTAGAAAGTAACGATGCCTATTGCCGCATGAGCGGATACAGTCAAGAAGAATTGCGCTCTATGTGCATTCCAGAATTAGATGGTTTGGAGAAACCGGATGTAGTTGCGACAAAAATACAAAAAATTTTCCAAACAGGCTATGATCGCTTCGAGACAAAACATCGGCGTAAGGACGGGACGTTGTATGATGTGGAAGTCAGTACGCAATACCTGGCAATTGAGGAGGGATACTTTGTTGTTTTTTTACGTGACATTACTGCCCGAAAAGAAGCAGAGGACAAACTAAAATCCTCCATTGAAGAAAAAAACATCCTCTTGCGCGAACTCTATCATCGCACCAAAAACACCCTCCAGGTGATTCGTTCAATGCTCGTCCTGCAGGCGGCCACCATGCCGGACAATGTCCAGGTCCAGAAACTGGTCACCGATACCGAGCAAAGGATCTTGACCATCTCCTTGGTCCATCAGAAATTGTATCAATCACAGGACCTTTCTCGCATTGCCCTTCAGGATTATCTCCAGGAACTGGCAGACCTCATCATTCAGAGTTACTTACCCGCAGCTCAGAACATCTCGCTCAGCTTTGAGAGTGAACCGCTGTTCTTGTTGCTTGACACGGCAATCCCCTGCGGGCTCGTTGTTAACGAACTGCTCTCAAATGCTCTGAAATACGCCTTTCCAAACAACCAATCAGGACAAATCGTAATACGGGTATCTCGAAATGAGGCAGCAAACATCGAGGTCTCAGTGAGTGATACGGGTATAGGTGTGTCGCCGGGATTTGATTTTGAAGCGCAGACCACCTTAGGGCTTCAAACCGTGTTTGCGATTGCGGAAAAGCAACTCCAGGGGAAAGTACGCTTTCTCACGCAAAAGGGCGTGACGTGCATTTTTGAATTTCCTGACACCCTGTATTCCCAACGGGTGTAA